Genomic window (Chloroflexota bacterium):
CAATCCTGCTGGATCGTAACCTCGCATCGCGAACAGGAGAAGGCAGCATCGCCGCGATGAACTATGCGACCCGGCTGGTGCAGCTTCCCATTGGTTTGGTGGGCTCTGCGATTGCCCTTGCCGTGCTCCCATTGCTGGCCGCTGAGGGACGCAACCTCGACACGGCGAACTTTCGACGCATCCTCAACCAAGGTGTGCGTCTCATCGTTCTGCTGATTTTGCCGGTCTTCGCCTTGATGCTGATCTGGCACCGGCCCATCGTTGAGCTCGTCTATCAGCGCGGCGCGTTCGATGCCGCCGACGCCAGCGCTACGGGGCTGGCGCTCTTTCTCTATAGCCTACAACTCCCGCTCACCGGCTTGGACCAGCTTTTCATATTTGCCTTCTACGCCCGCCAGAACACGCGTACCCCTGTGTTGGTCGGCCTCTTGGGTATCGGATTCTATCTGGCGGTTGCCTTGCCCTTGCTGCAGCCGCTTGGTATGCCGGGGCTTGTGCTGGCGAACACGGTGCAGAATTCCGGCCATGCGCTTGTAATGCTGTGGCTGCTCAGCCGCATGCTAGGGGGCGTGGGCGGTGAAGGCATTAGCCGTTTCATAGCTACCATTGGCGCTACTACACTTCTCATTGCACTTGTGGCCGGCGGCATGCTCTACGTGCAGCGGGTGTTGACTGAGGGTGGCGGTACCGTGGGCCTCTTGGCATTGGTCGTGGGCGGCGGTGGGGTGTTGCTCTTGGCATACCTGGGAGTGTTGCGCCTGCTCAAGCTGCCGGAACTCGCACTCTTGGCCGAGATGGTGCCCGCTCCGCTGCGCGCAGCCGTGCGTCGTTAGAACTGATCTCATAGATGCCTGGCCCTGTGCAAATGTGCCCTTCGACAGGCTCAGAGCCCGCCACGTACTTGATACGGGGGCGAACGGGAAGGACAACTATCCGTTCGTGTTGAGTGCTGCGCGAAGCCCTTGCCTGTCCTGAGCTTGACGAAGGATTAAAGCACGAAACGGCATGCCGAATCCATTTATGGGATAGCCTCTCGTCAAAGTCTCTCGATTCGGCGCGGCTATGTTTGAGAAACTGGCGGTGAGTCTGTTAGTCAAGGGAGCCACGACCACACGCGCATGTCTGGCATTGCAGGGTTGCAATGGGAGTGCGGTCATTTGGCTTGCAAGTGTGGCATCATAGGTTTGAACGCTCTCCTCTGCGGACTTTACAATGTCGCCGGATATGCCGGGCCTGACCGTGATTTCTCTAAGAGGGGATGCTTGCTTTCGAATTGAGTAGAAAATGAGTGCGGTATAGACGATGGAAATCGAACCGAGACAGACTGTTTTGCGACGGGTGCCAATCGAGCAACTCCGCGAGGACGTAAATTTCCTTGGCAGTGTGCTTGGCAAGGTGCTGCGTGAGCAGCATGGTCAGTCGCTGCTGGACTTGGTGGAGGACATACGCCTCAGCGCGATTTGGCAGCGGACTACAACGGCGACGGTCTCGCTGCAGCCGCTTGCAGAATCCGTAGCAGGTCTGCGGCAGAACGAGATGTTCGCGGTGGCCCGGGCATTCTCGCTCTACTTCTATCTCATTAATGCGGCGGAAGAGCAGCACCGCCTGCGCCGCATGCGTGAGAATGAGCGAGCCAGCTATCCCAAGCCGCGGTATGAGTCGATTGCGGCCGCTATGGCGAACCTAAAGGGTGAGGGCGTCACATCGGAGGAACTTGCGCCAATTCTGGCGCTACTCTCCATACGGCCGGTCTTCACGCGGCATCCCACGGAAGTGCGGCGTCGGACCCTGTTGGTGTTCCTTGAAATGTTGCGGGCGTGTTTGGCCGAACGTGAAGGCAAGCGCCAGGATGTCTCGATAGATCGACGCACCGACGAGAAGATTCATGAGATCGTGACGATCCTGGCGCAAACCGACATTACACCCTGGGAGCGTCCGACGGTCTTGGGAGAGGTTGATGACGGGCTCTACTACTTTGATCACGTGCTGCTCGACGTGATTCCGAGAATCTATCACGAACTCGATGACGCACTACAGCAATTCGCGGATGACTACACGTTTACGATGCCGCGATTCCTGACCTTTGGCTCGTGGATGGGCGGCGATCGGGATGGCAATCCCTTTGTAACGCCGGCCGTTACCGAAGAGACCCTGCGAATGCATCGATCGCTAATACTCGACCGCTATTCTCGAGACCTCGACGAGTTGTGGCGCTTGCTCAGTCCCTCGGTACACTACGCAACTGTTTCACGGGAGTTGCTGGATTCGATTGCGCGAGACCGCGCTTCTCTACCGGGCGCTGGCGTTGGTCGCAAGACAGACATCATGGAACCCTATCGGACGAAGATTGTGATGATGCAGAAGCGCCTGGAACGCACCAGAAGGCGCTATGCCGGTGGCGGCGCTGCCGCTTCAGGGGCCTACCAGGAACCCAACGCCATGCTTGACGACCTCCTGCTCATTCGAGACAGTTTGGAAGAGAACGGTGGCGCCCGCATAGCCCGCGGTCTCCTGCGGGACGTGATTCGACGGGTGCAGGTGTTTGGCTTCCACCTGGTGGATCTCGACGTGCGCGAGCACAGCGGGGTACATGCAGCCGCGCTGGACGAATTCCTTGCCGCCGCCGGCGTCACATCGGCTTACAGTGACCTCGAAGAAGCGGACAAGGTAGCGTTGCTCACACGCCTGCTTGCGGATCCGGCCAACATAGGCTTCCAAGACCTCTCTGTCGCTTCCACTGCCAGCGCGGCCTTTCAGACCTTTGTCAGCATCTCCCGTATGCAGAGTGAAGTGGGGATGGCAGCCTGCAATACCTACGTCATAAGCTTTACTGAAGCCGTGAGTGACGTGCTCGAGGTGGCGTTACTGGCCAAAGAGGCGGGACTCTGGCACGTGGATGCCCAGGGTCAGGTAAGCGAGAGTCGCCTCAAAATCGTGCCCTTGCTCGAGACCATTGGGGACTTGCGCGGCGGTTATGATCTCATCCATGCGCTGCTCTCGATCCCGGTCTTCCGGTCCCACGTGGGGTGCTGGGACGACCGTTTCGAAGTGATGCTGGGATATTCTGACAGCAACAAGGACGGCGGTTTTCTGACGGCTACCTGGGAACTCTACTGTGCGCAGCGGCAAGTGGTTGCCGCGTGCCGCGCGCATCACGTGATCGTGCAGCTCTTCCACGGACGTGGCGGGGCGCTCGGCCGGGGCGGTGGTCCGACAAACCGCGCAATCATGGCGCAGCCACCCGACTCTCTGGCCGGCGGCATGAAATTGACGGAGCAAGGAGAGGTTATCTTCTCGCGCTACGGGAGGCAGGCCGTGGCGCATCGCAATCTGGAACAGGTCATTCACGCCATGCTCCTGGCAAGGCTAAGCCCGAGTGTATTAAAGTCGCGCGCCTCCCTGGAGCCGGACTGGGAGCGCACCATGGCGACGCTATCGCAAACCGCATTTCGCGCGTATAGAGCGCTTATCTATGAGACACCTGAACTGCGCACATATTACCAGCAGGCGACGCCGATCGAGCACATCAGCCGCATGAACGTGGGTTCGCGGCCGTCGTCTCGCAAAGGCGGCGACCGCGTGGAAGACTTGCGGGCGATACCGTGGGTCTTCGCGTGGACACAGAGTCGACATAATCTGCCCGGTTGGTACGGTGTGGGCAGTGCCTTGCATTCATTCATAGAGGCGCAAGAGAGCAATCTGGAGCGCTTGCGTGCGATGTATACGAGCTGGGTGTTCTTCCGTTCGCTTGTAGACAATGCCCAATTGAGCATCGGCACCGCCGACATGTCGGTTGCCAAGCTCTACGCGGGGCTTGTGGTTGATGAAACGGTGCGTGACAAGGTCTATTCCGCTATCGCGGAGGAATATGAGCGGACGCGGCAGGCGCTTCTGCAGATTACGGACCAAGAGCAGATCATGGAGTCATCTCCGGTCCTCCAACGGTCAATCCTGCTGCGCAATCCCTATGTTGATCCGCTCCACTGCTTGCAGGTGCGCATGATGAAGGAGTGGCGCACGAGTTTCGCTGCTGAGGTAGCTACGCCGCTGGATGAACTATCGGCAGAGGCGCGCCGATTGCTTGAAGGCATATTTCAGACCATCAACGGCATCGCGGCCGGAGTGCAATCGTCGGGTTGAGGCCGTGTCCGGGCAGCAAGCGCCGGAGCCGTGAGGTTAGTTGCCTTGGGCAATTGATGGTGACATTTCACCTGGAGTGGGCGGCCCTGCAAAATCGGAAGCGGCTCGTTCTCGACGGGACTGTTGCTGGCACTCTCCGGCACAATAGATATAACGTAATTGCCTGCCAACAGATTGCGGAGTGCCCACGCAGAACGTAGCATGGGTTTGGGGGCAGCAGGCACGCGTAATGCAGATGCACAATTGTAGTGGCCGGACGTAGGCAGTCGCGTAGAATTAGAATGGGAGGCTTTGACAGGTGGCAATGAGAACGACGGTACTACCGGATTCATTGACGTCGAATGGCAACGCCTTCGACCTCTCCAACGAGACCTTTGGCGAATTGCGGGATGCCAACAGCTTGCTCGGGGATATGAACGCCATCCATGAGCGGCTTGTCGAGGACGGCTACTTGCTCTTCCGAAACTATCTCGACAAGGAAAAGGTGCTGGCGGCGCGCCGTGAGCTGATCGCAAAGCTCGACGAAATCGGCCTGATCGATCGCAGTAAGCCCTCTATGGACGCCGTCTTTTCGGGCGATACCAGCGGCATTAGCGCCTCGGACCGCAAGGCATTTGCCCGCGAGCTCCGCTCCGGCCCCGCGCTGAAGGAGATTTGCTTCTCCGGCAGGATCATGAGCTTCTTCGAGGCATTCTTCGGTGACGAAGTGCTCCACCTCAATTACATTTGGGTGCGGAACAGACGACGCGGAGCTGCTACGCCCTGTCACTTCGACTGGGTGTATATGGGTCGCGGTACGCGCAACGTCATGACGGCTTGGATTCCCCAGGGAGCAGTACCCTTGTGTGACGGACCTCTGGCGATTCTGCACGGGTCCCACAAGTGGCAGGAATTACAGCAGACCTACGGCGCGATAGACGTAGACAAGGATAAGGATAAGAATCCGTACGGCGGCGGCTCGCTGACGAAAGACCCAAGTCAGCCGCAGCAACGCTATGGCGGGCGCTGGCTTACTACAGAATTCGAGCCGGGCGACCTGCTCATGTTCGGTATGTTCACGTTACACTGCTCACTGGACAACGAAAGCCCCGAAAACCGCATACGCCTCTCCACTGATACGCGCTACCAGCTTGCCAGCGAACCGGCGGACGAACGCTGGATCGGGGACGATCCGTTCGGCCACGGCATGATGTAGACCCTGGCTTTTGGATTGCCGGCCTGCAGTAACCCGGGTGCTAGCGGTATTGGTTAGGGCATTGGTGTACTTGAATCCACGTAGTGGCCGCAGCAGGAGCAGCGACGATTCCCGGGTTCGCTCGTGAGTCTTACTCAAGCCTTGCATCGGTGTCGAAGCTAGTTTCCGGCTGGGCTTGGCTGACGACGCATGTCAGCCGGCAAGGCCCTGCGGCTCTTGGGCCAAAGTGGCGCCTCTGCTGTGTTGTTCTGCTTTTCACCCCGTCAGATGACTTGATGAAGTGATCGTTTAGTCGGTGCGTGCCGCCGGATTGCGGTGGCTGTGCGCAAAATGTAGTATTGATCTAGCTGCGGCATACGCCAATTCACGCTTTCGGCCAGGAGCGGCTCCGCAGTTTAGTGGCAGCGACGCACAGCGGGAGGGTTGGCAAGGTGGCGATGAAGACGACGGTCCTACCGGATACCTTAACGTCCAATGGTAATGCCTTCGACCTCTCGAATGAGACGTTTGGGGAGTTACGAGACTCTAAGAGTCTGTTAGGCGACATTGCCGCCCTCCACGAGCGGTTCGCTGAGGACGGCTATCTGCTCCTGCGCGGTTATTTGGACAAGGAGAAGGTGCTGGCGGCGCGCCGAGAGCTGATCGGCAAGCTCGATGAGATTGGCTTAATTGATCGTTCCGAGCCCATCATGGAATCCATCTTCTCAGGTGATACCAGCGGCATCAGCGCGACGGATCGTCAGGAGTTCGCACGAAACTTGCGTACTGGCCCGGCGCTCAGTGAGGTCTGCTTCTCCGGTCGGGTCATGGAGTTCTTCGAGCAGTTCTTTGGTGATGAGGTGCTGCATCTTGATTACATTTGGGTAAGGAACGTGCGGCGCGGGGCGGCTACCGGCTGCCACTTCGACTGGGTGTACATGGGACGCGGGACGCCGAAACTCATGACCGCGTGGATTCCGCAGGGTGCGGTGCCGCTGGCTGACGGTCCTCTGGCGATTCTGCAGGGCTCCCACAAATGGCATGAGTTACAGAATACTTACGGCAAGATTGACGTGGACAAGGATAAGGATAAGAATCCCTATGGTGGCGGCTGGCTGACCAAGAACCCCAATCAGCCGCAACAGCGGTACGGGGGGCGCTGGCTTACTACGGAATTCGAGCCGGGGGATTTACTCGTCTTCGGCATGTTTACGCTGCACTGCGCAATTGATAACGAAAGCCCGGAGAACCGCATTCGCCTCTCCACCGACACCCGCTACCAACTCGCCAGCGAACCCGCCGACGAACGCTGGATCGGCGACGACCCCTTCGGCCACGGCATGATGTAAGGCAATCACCGGCAAGTCTTTTGTCTCGCCGCTCGGCTGCGCAAGAGAGACTTTCCTAGTATTGAATTGCCGCTAGGTTTTCGATCTTGCCTGTCCACCACCATGAAAAGGGACACCAAATTGGACTACCTGCCTAGATCCATTAGGCGTCTGTATTCATCTTCTTCTTTTTCAACGTAGTCCTGATATTCTCCACTGTTTCAACTGCCTGAGAATTGTTAATACTTTCAAGCACAATGACGATAGAATCCAGACAGGTTAAGGTGTAATCAATCTTTATGTCTTCCCGTCCAGGGTGTGACACTTCATGGCGAGCGTTAGCAATTCTCCACAAGTGGTCATTCCAGGTCCGAAGATCCCCCCTAGAGACATCGCGGAAAGCGTTCTCCCAATATCGACCAATAAAATAACGAAAGTTCGAAATGTCAATCGCATCTTCCGCTGCTAGCCTTACATCCCTTCCCTCGTCGGTCAACCGCTTGAATGTTTCCTTCTGCCTCTCATGAAGTGGCGCTTCATCAATGCATTCTCTTACAGTTTTCCCCTTTAGTTTCTGTAGATGCCGGACGATGAAGGGTCTCATTGCATCTCGAAATATGCCTAGTGCAAAGTCTAAGTCGTCCCTGTTTGGCCGGTAGACCATTGCTCCTGCCGCGGTTGGTTGCACCTCTAGTTTCCTTGTTTTCTCAGAGGTGTTCGGCCTACCAGATGCTTTAGGCTGCTGCTTCTCTTCACTCTCAATGGTGTTTGGCTTGCTAGGTCCTTCCGGTTGCAGATCTTCTTTTATCGCTTTCTCATAGGTGTTCGATCTGCTCGACTCTTTAGGCTGCGGCTCCTGCTTCTTTGTTTTCTCCGTTGTGTTCGGCCTGCTCGGTTCGTTTGGTTGCGGATCTTGCTCTATCGGTTTCTCCACGGAGATCAGCCTGCTCGGGACTCTTTGCCGTTGCTTTTCCTCTCTAATAATCGTTCGACCGTAGTAGCCAGAGGACGTCTTTTTGCTCCTTCTCTTTATGAAAGTGCGTCCTAAGAATATAGTGACTAGTAAGACTATTATCGAATAGAACCCATAGCCTGCTACAAATCCTCGGAAGCCGTGAAGTTCCTTGTAAGCAATCCATTGGTCATAGCCAAATTGGGACTCTATGAGGTTGGATTTTCCGAGATTGGTACGATCTTGAGTTGTCGGCTGAGGACCTTGGTAACCTGCAGGTCCAATCCCAAATGAGTATTCCGTAAGAGTCCTCGCCAAGTCAGGAACTAGGGTAGAGCTATAGTCCGGCCGGACGGATTGAGAATCTTGCATCTGAATGTGTGCAATCCCGTGATGACGATAGGCAGTAGGTCTTGGGGTGGAGCGAAGCAATTGTATAGGTTGCTGCTGGGGCTCAACGTACTCCTGAATCCACGGGATCTTGTCCTTGATGAAGCCAACTACGAAGTCCTTAGCGGCTTGTAGGAAATTGCGGACAGAAAAATGTGAGCGCCCGCGATAATATATGGCCTCAATGTAGCCGGGGCTAAGTTCAATGGCCCGGTTATAGTCTGCGATGGCTCTACGATGCAGCCCCATCTCCGCGTAAGCGCGGGCGCGGCGAAAGTAGGCTACTGCGTTAAAGGGTTCAAGCGCAATTACACTCCCATAGTCACTTACAGCTCTTGAGTTTCTACCAAGCAGTGCATAGGAGCCGCCCCGATTGAAGAAAGCGGCGGCGTGATTGCCATCTAATTCGATCACTCTGCTGTAGTCCTCTATGGCTTGCGCATGCTCGCCGATTTCCGTATAGGCGAGTGCTCGGTTGAAGTATGAAGAAGCGTCCCCTGAATTAAACGCTATGGCCTTGCTATAGTCCGCAATGGCCCTGGAATGCAACCCAAGTCTCGCATAGGAGTAACCGCGACCAAAGTGGGCATCTGAGTTAGCCTGCTCACGCTCGATGACCTTGCTATAGTCATTTACAGCCTCAGCATGCCTTCCAAGCACCGAGTAAGAGTGCCCGCGACTGAGGTAGGCAGATGAGTTGTCAGGATCGAGAGTAATGGCATGGGTGTTGTTTCTTATCGCGTCCAAATGCTGGCCAAGAGCAGCTTGCGAGATAGCAAGGTTAAAGTAGGTTATGGCGTCCTCGGGATTAAAGTTCAAAGACTGGCTGTAGTCCGCGACAGCTCTTCTGTGATCGCCTAACTCAGCGTTGGTGACACCTCGATAGGCATACGCGCCGGCATCATTCGGCTCCAACTTCAACGCCGCAGTTAAGTCGGATCGAGCCGCTGCAAAGTCTCCCAAGTTGCTGAAATGGAGACCTCTGTTGAAGTAAGCTGCGGCATTCTCCGGCTCCAGCAGAATAGCATTCTCAAGGTCCGAGATGGCTTTCTGATGCTGGCCTAGACTGGAGTAAGAAACACTTCGATTGAAGTAAACGGCGCTATACAGAGGGTTGGCCAGGAGTGCCAAATCATAGTCCTCGATTGCCCGAGTGTGGTCGTTGAGCGCTGCATAGGAATACCCACGATAGGCAAAGGCTGCGGCATTGCTGGGATCGTGAGCTAGAACACTATTGAAATCGGCGATCGCTGATTCGTAATCTCTTTGGCTTGCGTAGGCAAGCCCACGTTCAAGGTAAGCTGCTTCGTCATTGGGGCGATGTGAGAGGAGAGTAGTGTAAGCGCGAATGGCCGAATCAAACTCTCCTAGGGCAGAGTGTGAGACTGCTCGATTGAAGTAGGCGGTGAAATTCTCAGGATCGAGCTTAGACGCCTTCTCAAAGTCCGCAATCGCGGCTTGGTGTTCTCCTAGCGCGCCGTAAGCATAGCCTCGATTAAAATAGCCGGCCGCATGGCTGGGGTTAGATTTGATGAATTGAGTTAAGTCGGGGACAGCATTGCGGTGATTACCAACGGCGAGGTAGGAAAGCGCTCGGTTGTATCGGACAACAGCGTCCTGTGGGTTCTTCGAGAGTGCCTGATCAAAGTCGGCAATCGCACTCTGTTGGCTTCCCAATTCCGCGAAAGTAATGCCCCTCAAGGTGAAGGGACTGGGATCATCTGGATTTAGTTCAATTGCTTTGTTGAAGCTATCGAGAGCCAGGTCAAGCTCATGAAGCATAAAGTGGATGTATCCACGCCAAAGGTACGCCTCTGAGTTTCCTGGCGTAAGTGCGATTGCTTGGTCCAAGTCTGCAATGGCTTTTTCGTATTCGCCAATTGCAGAGTATGAGGCTCCTCGGTGAACATACGCTGCAGAATTTTGAGGGTTGAGTTGGATTGACTTGGTTGAGTCAGCGATCGCTCCTTGATGATCTTGAGATGCCGCACGGGAAATTCCGCGGCCGAGGTAGGCGGCGGCATGTGTTTCATCATTCTCGATGGCCGACGTGAAGTCGTTCTTGGCTTTGCCGAACTCCTCCAGGGCGCTGTATGAGACGCCCCTCAAGAAGTAAGCATTTGAATAATGCGGGTTTGAATAAATGGCCCTCGTGTAGTCCGCTAGAGCCTTTGCGTGTTGACCCGAAGCCGCGTACGAAACGCCGCGGGCGTAAGAGGTTGTAGGGTCTTGAGGGTCAAGCCGTATGGCCTCACTGAATGCTGAAGCCGAATCGTTGAACTTACCCGCGAGGAGTGATTCGACACCGGAGTTATACTGTCTTTCGGCCTCAGTGAAACCACAGCTTGGTAGGAGAAGCGTGAGCAGGCCACAGACTAGGAAGGCAAGGTTGAAGCGCCCTGATCGAAGTAAAGGAATCCATCGAGGCGCAATTTGCCAAGAGAATAGAGGAAAAGCCAGAGCAGATGCGTAGATCGAAGGGTCTTTGCACACCATTGTGCTTATCCGCACTATGCAGTACTGCGTGGCTCGAC
Coding sequences:
- the murJ gene encoding murein biosynthesis integral membrane protein MurJ — encoded protein: MNSSVSTDAILARAAVVLLLGNVLSRILGLVREQIVAYLFGASAATDSFVAASQVPTMVYDLLLGGAVTAVLVPVFADYAKNNRELSALFGAMLALAGIVLGISVVVLVLLAEPLVRILVPGFSPESLEQTVSLTRLASPAVAFLGLSGVVNAALYAGHRPYYPAFCAAVYNLGIILMALLFVSRFGVVSLVIGVLVGSAGQLVLQAPGLWRMGIRPRAVLSHPGVRQILRLYAPVFAGLIITQLAILLDRNLASRTGEGSIAAMNYATRLVQLPIGLVGSAIALAVLPLLAAEGRNLDTANFRRILNQGVRLIVLLILPVFALMLIWHRPIVELVYQRGAFDAADASATGLALFLYSLQLPLTGLDQLFIFAFYARQNTRTPVLVGLLGIGFYLAVALPLLQPLGMPGLVLANTVQNSGHALVMLWLLSRMLGGVGGEGISRFIATIGATTLLIALVAGGMLYVQRVLTEGGGTVGLLALVVGGGGVLLLAYLGVLRLLKLPELALLAEMVPAPLRAAVRR
- the ppc gene encoding phosphoenolpyruvate carboxylase — encoded protein: MEIEPRQTVLRRVPIEQLREDVNFLGSVLGKVLREQHGQSLLDLVEDIRLSAIWQRTTTATVSLQPLAESVAGLRQNEMFAVARAFSLYFYLINAAEEQHRLRRMRENERASYPKPRYESIAAAMANLKGEGVTSEELAPILALLSIRPVFTRHPTEVRRRTLLVFLEMLRACLAEREGKRQDVSIDRRTDEKIHEIVTILAQTDITPWERPTVLGEVDDGLYYFDHVLLDVIPRIYHELDDALQQFADDYTFTMPRFLTFGSWMGGDRDGNPFVTPAVTEETLRMHRSLILDRYSRDLDELWRLLSPSVHYATVSRELLDSIARDRASLPGAGVGRKTDIMEPYRTKIVMMQKRLERTRRRYAGGGAAASGAYQEPNAMLDDLLLIRDSLEENGGARIARGLLRDVIRRVQVFGFHLVDLDVREHSGVHAAALDEFLAAAGVTSAYSDLEEADKVALLTRLLADPANIGFQDLSVASTASAAFQTFVSISRMQSEVGMAACNTYVISFTEAVSDVLEVALLAKEAGLWHVDAQGQVSESRLKIVPLLETIGDLRGGYDLIHALLSIPVFRSHVGCWDDRFEVMLGYSDSNKDGGFLTATWELYCAQRQVVAACRAHHVIVQLFHGRGGALGRGGGPTNRAIMAQPPDSLAGGMKLTEQGEVIFSRYGRQAVAHRNLEQVIHAMLLARLSPSVLKSRASLEPDWERTMATLSQTAFRAYRALIYETPELRTYYQQATPIEHISRMNVGSRPSSRKGGDRVEDLRAIPWVFAWTQSRHNLPGWYGVGSALHSFIEAQESNLERLRAMYTSWVFFRSLVDNAQLSIGTADMSVAKLYAGLVVDETVRDKVYSAIAEEYERTRQALLQITDQEQIMESSPVLQRSILLRNPYVDPLHCLQVRMMKEWRTSFAAEVATPLDELSAEARRLLEGIFQTINGIAAGVQSSG
- a CDS encoding phytanoyl-CoA dioxygenase family protein; this encodes MRTTVLPDSLTSNGNAFDLSNETFGELRDANSLLGDMNAIHERLVEDGYLLFRNYLDKEKVLAARRELIAKLDEIGLIDRSKPSMDAVFSGDTSGISASDRKAFARELRSGPALKEICFSGRIMSFFEAFFGDEVLHLNYIWVRNRRRGAATPCHFDWVYMGRGTRNVMTAWIPQGAVPLCDGPLAILHGSHKWQELQQTYGAIDVDKDKDKNPYGGGSLTKDPSQPQQRYGGRWLTTEFEPGDLLMFGMFTLHCSLDNESPENRIRLSTDTRYQLASEPADERWIGDDPFGHGMM
- a CDS encoding phytanoyl-CoA dioxygenase family protein, giving the protein MKTTVLPDTLTSNGNAFDLSNETFGELRDSKSLLGDIAALHERFAEDGYLLLRGYLDKEKVLAARRELIGKLDEIGLIDRSEPIMESIFSGDTSGISATDRQEFARNLRTGPALSEVCFSGRVMEFFEQFFGDEVLHLDYIWVRNVRRGAATGCHFDWVYMGRGTPKLMTAWIPQGAVPLADGPLAILQGSHKWHELQNTYGKIDVDKDKDKNPYGGGWLTKNPNQPQQRYGGRWLTTEFEPGDLLVFGMFTLHCAIDNESPENRIRLSTDTRYQLASEPADERWIGDDPFGHGMM
- a CDS encoding tetratricopeptide repeat protein, with amino-acid sequence MVCKDPSIYASALAFPLFSWQIAPRWIPLLRSGRFNLAFLVCGLLTLLLPSCGFTEAERQYNSGVESLLAGKFNDSASAFSEAIRLDPQDPTTSYARGVSYAASGQHAKALADYTRAIYSNPHYSNAYFLRGVSYSALEEFGKAKNDFTSAIENDETHAAAYLGRGISRAASQDHQGAIADSTKSIQLNPQNSAAYVHRGASYSAIGEYEKAIADLDQAIALTPGNSEAYLWRGYIHFMLHELDLALDSFNKAIELNPDDPSPFTLRGITFAELGSQQSAIADFDQALSKNPQDAVVRYNRALSYLAVGNHRNAVPDLTQFIKSNPSHAAGYFNRGYAYGALGEHQAAIADFEKASKLDPENFTAYFNRAVSHSALGEFDSAIRAYTTLLSHRPNDEAAYLERGLAYASQRDYESAIADFNSVLAHDPSNAAAFAYRGYSYAALNDHTRAIEDYDLALLANPLYSAVYFNRSVSYSSLGQHQKAISDLENAILLEPENAAAYFNRGLHFSNLGDFAAARSDLTAALKLEPNDAGAYAYRGVTNAELGDHRRAVADYSQSLNFNPEDAITYFNLAISQAALGQHLDAIRNNTHAITLDPDNSSAYLSRGHSYSVLGRHAEAVNDYSKVIEREQANSDAHFGRGYSYARLGLHSRAIADYSKAIAFNSGDASSYFNRALAYTEIGEHAQAIEDYSRVIELDGNHAAAFFNRGGSYALLGRNSRAVSDYGSVIALEPFNAVAYFRRARAYAEMGLHRRAIADYNRAIELSPGYIEAIYYRGRSHFSVRNFLQAAKDFVVGFIKDKIPWIQEYVEPQQQPIQLLRSTPRPTAYRHHGIAHIQMQDSQSVRPDYSSTLVPDLARTLTEYSFGIGPAGYQGPQPTTQDRTNLGKSNLIESQFGYDQWIAYKELHGFRGFVAGYGFYSIIVLLVTIFLGRTFIKRRSKKTSSGYYGRTIIREEKQRQRVPSRLISVEKPIEQDPQPNEPSRPNTTEKTKKQEPQPKESSRSNTYEKAIKEDLQPEGPSKPNTIESEEKQQPKASGRPNTSEKTRKLEVQPTAAGAMVYRPNRDDLDFALGIFRDAMRPFIVRHLQKLKGKTVRECIDEAPLHERQKETFKRLTDEGRDVRLAAEDAIDISNFRYFIGRYWENAFRDVSRGDLRTWNDHLWRIANARHEVSHPGREDIKIDYTLTCLDSIVIVLESINNSQAVETVENIRTTLKKKKMNTDA